In a single window of the Lagenorhynchus albirostris chromosome 19, mLagAlb1.1, whole genome shotgun sequence genome:
- the LOC132509728 gene encoding suprabasin-like isoform X1, whose translation MHLASLLSSCFLLLLLGPLPGWAAGADPVKKVTEGISKGLSNTEREVGKALEGINNGIPQAGREKDFSGLNSVGSQAGKELDKGIQGLNHNLDKVTHGINNVAGQAGKGAEKFVPGVNSATGQVEKEANKVIQGVHDGVNQAGNEASRFGQGVHHAGKEGEKIVQGVHHGVNHNGEEVGKFGQGVSHAAGQAGKEGEKIVQGGHHGVNQAGKEVGKFGQGVSHAAGQAGKEGEKIVQEGHHGVNQAGKEVGKFGQGVSHAAGQAGKEVEKLGQGVPHAAGEAGKEEDGLHQTVHDGTNQAGKEANQLLNGSPQGRFTHQNGGAATTTLTSGALVNKPFIDLSVLWKAAVAQPPYGSRRSSDNPNAEGSSSDGRNSGDSISGGSSGSSNSSNSSSGGSSELHWNSQLFPGLFGLDTFWKNLKSKLGFMNWDTINKDQVPDLRTRIFLYFCRLWEKFKQSTPFLNWKAITESYDYNQQKYPTASGGQHSAQIPTKCGVTVSSSASRARPDLLQWVKFW comes from the exons ATGCATCTTGCCAGTTTGCTCAGCTCCTGCTTCCTCTTGCTGCTGCTGGGACCTTTGCCTGGATGGGCGGCCGGTGCTGACCCCGTTAAGAAGGTCACTGAAGGGATCAGCAAAGGGCTGAGCAATACAGAGAGAGAGGTGGGCAAGGCCCTGGAAGGCATCAATAATGGAATCCCTCAAGCTGGAAGGGAGAAAGATTTTAGTGGACTCAACAGTGTGGGGAGCCAGGCTGGTAAGGAGCTGGACAAGGGCATCCAGGGGCTCAACCACAACTTGGACAAGGTAACCCATGGAATCAACAATGTCGCCGGACAAGCAGGAAAGGGAGCAGAGAAGTTTGTCCCTGGGGTTAACAGTGCTACTGGACAGGTTGAGAAGGAGGCAAACAAAGTGATTCAGGGGGTCCACGATGGGGTCAACCAGGCAGGAAATGAGGCAAGTAGGTTTGGCCAGGGGGTCCACCATGccgggaaagagggagaaaaaatagtcCAGGGGGTCCATCATGGAGTTAATCATAatggagaggaggtgggaaagTTTGGTCAGGGGGTCAGCCACGCTGCAGGGCAGgctgggaaagagggagaaaaaatagtcCAAGGGGGGCATCATGGAGTTAATCAGGCTGGAAAGGAGGTGGGAAAGTTTGGTCAGGGGGTCAGCCACGCTGCAGGGCAGgctgggaaagagggagaaaaaatagtcCAAGAGGGGCATCATGGAGTTAATCAGGCTGGAAAGGAGGTGGGAAAGTTTGGTCAGGGGGTCAGCCACGCTGCTGGTCAGGCTGGAAAGGAAGTGGAGAAACTTGGCCAAGGTGTCCCCCACGCTGCTGGCGAGGCCGGGAAGGAGGAGGACGGGTTGCATCAGACGGTTCATGATGGGACCAACCAAGCCGGCAAGGAAGCCAACCAGCTGCTGAAT GGCAGTCCTCAAGGCAGATTCACTCACCAGAACGGAGGGGCTGCAACCACAACCTTAACATCTGGA GCTTTGGTCAACAAGCCCTTCATTGACCTTTCAGTTCTGTGGAAG GCAGCTGTGGCCCAACCTCCTTATGGCTCAAGGAGAAGCAGCGACAACCCAAATGCAGAG GGAAGCAGCAGTGATGGCAGGAACAGCGGTGACAGCAtcagtggcggcagcagcggcagcagcaacagcagcaacagcagcagcggTGGCAGTTCTGAGCTCCACTGG AACTCTCAGCTGTTTCCTGGGCTCTTCGGCTTGGACACTTTCTGGAAG AATTTAAAATCCAAGCTGGGTTTCATGAACTGGGACACCATCAACAAG GACCAAGTCCCAGACCTCAGGACTCGCATCTTCCTCTACTTCTGTCGACTCTGGGAG aAGTTCAAACAAAGCACTCCTTTCTTGAACTGGAAAGCAATTACTGAG AGCTACGATTATAACCAGCAGAAATACCCTACTGCCAGTGGGGGGCAGCACTCAGCCCAGATCCCCACTAAG TGCGGAGTCACGGTTTCTTCCTCG GCTTCCCGGGCGCGACCTGACCTGCTGCAGTGGGTGAAGTTTTGGTAG
- the LOC132509728 gene encoding dermokine-like isoform X2, whose product MKLQGCLACLLLALCLGSGEAGLLLSGGESSGAGAMETTGHGVGEAIGQEVGEAIKHGVGEATGGGDGEAAGSGVKETMGPGVGDALARGVEEAAHALGNTGSEAGRQAENVIQHGVDAAHSSSQGMPGGNGALAAVAQPPYGSRRSSDNPNAEGSSSDGRNSGDSISGGSSGSSNSSNSSSGGSSELHWNSQLFPGLFGLDTFWKNLKSKLGFMNWDTINKDQVPDLRTRIFLYFCRLWEKFKQSTPFLNWKAITESYDYNQQKYPTASGGQHSAQIPTKCGVTVSSSASRARPDLLQWVKFW is encoded by the exons ATGAAGCTACAGGGGTGTCTGGCCTGCCTCCTGCTGGCCCTGTGCCTGGGCAGTGGGGAGGCTGGCCTACTGCTGAGTGGAGGGGAGAGCTCTGGAGCAGGGGCCATGGAGACCACTGGACACGGGGTGGGAGAGGCCATTGGACAAGAAGTGGGAGAGGCCATCAAGCACGGAGTCGGGGAGGCCACTGGCGGAGGGGATGGAGAGGCAGCGGGTTCTGGAGTCAAGGAGACCATGGGCCCCGGCGTGGGGGATGCTCTCGCCCGTGGGGTTGAGGAAGCGGCCCATGCTCTTGGAAACACTGGGAGTGAGGCTGGCAGACAGGCTGAGAATGTCATTCAGCACGGAGTGGACGCTGCCCACAGCTCCTCGCAGGGGATGCCTGGCGGCAACGGTGCTTTG GCAGCTGTGGCCCAACCTCCTTATGGCTCAAGGAGAAGCAGCGACAACCCAAATGCAGAG GGAAGCAGCAGTGATGGCAGGAACAGCGGTGACAGCAtcagtggcggcagcagcggcagcagcaacagcagcaacagcagcagcggTGGCAGTTCTGAGCTCCACTGG AACTCTCAGCTGTTTCCTGGGCTCTTCGGCTTGGACACTTTCTGGAAG AATTTAAAATCCAAGCTGGGTTTCATGAACTGGGACACCATCAACAAG GACCAAGTCCCAGACCTCAGGACTCGCATCTTCCTCTACTTCTGTCGACTCTGGGAG aAGTTCAAACAAAGCACTCCTTTCTTGAACTGGAAAGCAATTACTGAG AGCTACGATTATAACCAGCAGAAATACCCTACTGCCAGTGGGGGGCAGCACTCAGCCCAGATCCCCACTAAG TGCGGAGTCACGGTTTCTTCCTCG GCTTCCCGGGCGCGACCTGACCTGCTGCAGTGGGTGAAGTTTTGGTAG